In Silene latifolia isolate original U9 population chromosome X, ASM4854445v1, whole genome shotgun sequence, the following proteins share a genomic window:
- the LOC141617111 gene encoding uncharacterized protein LOC141617111: MLAKQVWRLLPTPNSLVGRVLKARYFKNDSVMEARRGYDPSFSWGSMWGSKSLLATGRAKVESRERAKHRGVCEAWLPGENAGKVPMPNVEADPNMKVSDFIDVDNERWNIEVLCEVMTEDDVKLVLKLPLSKRMPIDEIYWWRTKDGKYTVKFGYWVERRNATTPRESGDSLCSWKQILPVRKSLFRRHCCLSPLCNFCHEEECSDPALFGCAWMKIHWKASGLGEFVEAAPHESCEERITWILHKLRYDERGRFLDIVCSMWTIRNQRLFEESPPNENVVCSGLVKMVADYYADRVIARCMFNEVGRSAWSPPLAGIIKINTDAYMAGNGSVGLGAVALDKDGRILWMGSRRVGAEWDVEVAEAQSAIFGLDIAREKGLSGIALECDALNLVRAVRDKDIARTPVGLCVEDLCTLLSSFESNNCYHVKCGGNTVAHCLTRICERVGDAIIIVTDFPQVVISLAEIDLI; this comes from the exons ATGTTGGCGAAACAAGTTTGGAGGCTGCTCCCAACCCCAAACTCGTTGGTAGGCCGGGTCTTGAAAGCAAGATACTTCAAAAATGATTCTGTCATGGAGGCTAGAAGAGGGTATGACCCGAGTTTCTCATGGGGTAGCATGTGGGGCTCAAAATCGCTGCTAGCTACTGGAAGGGCTAAAGTGGAGAGTCGGGAACGGGCAAAGCATAGGGGTGTGTGTGAAGCCTGGTTACCGGGTGAGAATGCAGGAAAGGTTCCTATGCCAAACGTTGAAGCGGATCCTAATATGAAAGTGTCGGATTTCATTGATGTTGATAACGAGCGATGGAATATCgaggtactttgtgaggtaatgACTGAGGATGATGTGAAACTGGTGCTCAAATTACCTCTGAGTAAAAGAATGCCAATCGATGAAATTTACTGGTGGCGGACAAAGGATGGGAAATATACGGTAAAGTTCGGGTATTGGGTAGAAAGGAGGAATGCCACAACACCGAGAGAGAGTGGGGATTCGTTGTGTTCATGGAAGCAG ATTTTACCTGTGCGGAAGAGTCTCTTTCGTCGACATTGCTGCCTGAGCCCGCTCTGTAATTTCTGTCACGAAGAGGAATGCAGTGACCCTGCTTTGTTTGGGTGCGCATGGATGAAAATCCACTGGAAGGCGAGCGGTTTAGGGGAGTTTGTCGAGGCTGCCCCGCATGAGTCTTGTGAGGAACGAATTACTTGGATACTCCATAAACTaagatatgatgagcggggaagGTTTCTTGATATTGTGTGTTCGATGTGGACTATACGGAACCAGAGGTTGTTTGAAGAGTCTCCTCCAAATGAGAATGTTGTCTGTTCGGGACTGGTTAAGATGGTGGCTGATTACTATGCGGACCGTGTTATTGCTAGGTGTATGTTCAATGAGGTAGGTAGGAGTGCTTGGTCTCCTCCATTGGCAGGTATTATTAAAATAAATACGGATGCGTACATGGCCGGAAACGGGAGTGTTGGGTTGGGTGCGGTAGCGCTGGATAAGGATGGGCGTATTCTCTGGATGGGTAGTAGGCGTGTCGGGGCAGAATGGGATGTGGAGGTTGCGGAAGCTCAATCAGCCATCTTCGGTCTTGACATTGCGAGGGAAAAAGGGCTTTCAGGTATTGCTTTGGAATGTGATGCACTGAATTTGGTGAGGGCTGTGCGGGACAAGGACATAGCAAGGACACCGGTTGGACTTTGTGTCGAGGATTTGTGTACTCTTCTTAGCTCTTTCGAATCTAATAATTGTTATCATGTAAAATGTGGGGGGAATACTGTGGCTCATTGTCTTACCCGAATTTGCGAGCGTGTCGGGGATGCCATCATTATTGTAACGGATTTCCCGCAGGTTGTCATATCACTTGCGGAAATTGATCTAATATAA